The Cyclobacteriaceae bacterium DNA segment GCGGTATGGACGGGCATAGGTGCGGTAGGAACCGCGCTGATCGGTATTTTCTTCTTCCGGGAGTCAGCAGAATTCTGGCGCCTGTTCTTCATCCTCACATTAATCGGCTCCATTATCGGGTTGAAGCTCGTTTCGCCTCATTGAGTCTTCATAAGCAAATAGCCTTCACAATTTTGGATAATGAACTGATTGTTCTCTCTGCGGAAGTAGATGTTATGGAGAGTCAAACGAGAGTTTCCATCCGCGCTTGTTACCGATAGCCTTTCTGGCCGTACCAAAAAATTATTTCTGTTTTCAGATTTTTCCCGGACAAGCGTATCCAGCATTGGCTTTAAATCAAACTCAATCGAAAATGAATCGCGTTTTATGGTAATGGTCGTGTTATTCACTACAGTGGCCACATCACGATCGGAGTTGTATGTTTTGAATGTTAATAAATAATTGTACCCGTGTATTTCAAACGGTTCCTGAATGGTCTCCGCAGAGAAGTATTCATATTGCGTGTAGTCTTCGTCATCGTAATTAAGACCAAGATACTCCCTGATTATTTCCGTACGCTCATATTTTTTGCTGTATCGCGACAATGAATCGGCACCAACCAAAAGGGAGTCGATGTTAACCGACAAAATTTCTCTGAATGGTTCTTTGCCATACCGATCAACCAAAAAGCGAACCATAGCGGCTCCCTCACCGGTTGGTTCACTGGTAGTAATGGGAACAAGTTTATTGTTTACCCACGCTCCACGACTTTCAAAATAATCAATCAGGCGATTCACCTGCGAACGCGCAGAAAGCGATGACGCACTTTGCGGACCGATTACAGCTAACAAGGCCACAATGCATAAGCTCATCGGAATTACCCGGATGTTTTGCTGACGATCGGTGAGAAAATAAATGGTGATGCCCGCCAACCATAAGCTAAGTACAATTAAAATGTAGCGACTTTCCGTAATGCCATATTGATCAACTCGTTGCCACACGGCTAACGCAAGCACAACGATTAACGGAATCAGCAACAGGTAAAACCATTTTGAAAACGTACTGATCCAGCGGTTGCCCTCATCGTACCGTATCGGGTAAACCAACAGAATGGATAAAATGCCATAAACCGCATATCCTAACACCAATGACGACACAATGCCTTTAGGTAACGACCACTCAGCAATCAGTTTGATTTCGTATGCCAGTAAAATAGTGAGGTAAATGGTAGCTAATGGAATAAGGACAAACTGGGTGAAAATCTTTAATCCCTTTGGATAGAGTTGGGTTTCTTCGAGTTCCTTCCAATTATCAGGTACGCCAGCCAGGAAGAATGCGGTGTTGAAAATACCGGCTACAAAAATGAACAGATGTCCGTATGTTTTCTCGTCTACATCCAGGTTAAAAAGCGCATCCGTACTGGCAATGGCAATGGCCAGGCCAGCAAACAAAACTCCGCTGTATAAACCTGAAGTTAAAATCCGGATGAAAAGTAATTTGTTGTACTCCCAAAACCCCTCCACAGATCCCCTGCGGATAAACGGTGCGAACGATACAAGCAGGTGAAAGGCCACTGCAAGAAAGCCAAACCGGAATCCGTTCACCTCTTCATCAATCGGGTTTAGTAAAAAGTAAATACCAACCAGCAGCAGCAGACCAATAAGCTTTACAATAGCTCTGCTTTTTTTAGATAAGTTATGGGCTTCTTCAAAAACGGTTGTGGAGAGCAGCAACACCAATCCAAGGTTGGAGCAAAGGATGATGCGCAAGAGTTGTGTTTCATCTTCATTGTAATCCTGTTCAAGCAGCATCATGGCGCTGATTGTTCCGGTTAGCGTAACCAGCATTTCCAACGGGAAACGTTTGATCACCTGAATAAAGCCTTCGAACAGTTTTTGCAGGGACGGAAGTTTCATGAATGAAAGGTAAGAAAATCAATTGGTTTCCGGGAACGGCAATAAAAAAGCCGCATCGGGTGGATGCGGCTTTCAATTTTATATCGGTTAGTGCTTATGCGTTTTTCCACTTAATAGTACAACCAATGGCTTTGGTTTTGGTTGAAGGAACTTCTTTTGATCCAAGGATCGCATCGATTGCTTCCTCCACATACTTCTTGCTTACACCTGCAGCATCACGGGGAGCATCGTCAATCGCACCGATGTAGGCAACAGAAAACTTTCCTCCATTATTTTTTAACAAGAAAACGTGTGGTGTATTGGTGGCACCAAATGCTTTTGCAACACTTTGAGTTTCGTCAAACAAATATGGGAAATCATATTTTTTGCGCTCAGCCTGTTCAGCCATTTTCTCAAATGAATCACCTGGTGAGATAGCAGGGTCGTTTGGTTGAATGGCTACCACGGGAAATCCTTTGGACGCGTAGTTCTTGTTTAGTTCAAGGATACGCTCATTGTAAGCTTTTGAATACGGACACGTATTGCAATCAAAAATTACAATCACACCTTTGGCCGATGCATAATCGGATAGGGAAACCATTTTACCGTTTACATTTTTCAATTTGAAATCGGCAACGGTATCGCCCACTTCATAGCCGTTCTTCAACGGACTTGCCGCTACAAACAACACGCATGCAACGGCTGCCAACAAACTTTTCATCATCATTTTCATATTGGTTTTTTTGAGGTTGTTACAAAATTTCAGCAATAAGTTTCTCAAGGTCGCCTTCGTGAAGCTCCTTTTCAACAAATTTTCTTTGACCGGTTTTTCCGTTAATGATTATGGTAGCCGGTATGGCCCCCGACCAGCCCTTTTCTATCTGGTTGATCCATACGTTGGGGTCTTTTTCATCCAGAATAATCACCTTGGATTGTAGTTTTTTCCGGTCAACAAAACGATAAACTGTTTCAGGCTTGGGATTCAGGTCCAGGTCGAGACTTACCAGGGTAACTTCCACATCCTTCCGCTCAGCCCCGATCTTTTCGAACAAAGGCATTTCTTTAATGCATGGAGCACACCAGGTAGCCCAGAAGTTAATGATCTTGATATTATCCGTTTCACGGTTAATGTGATCTTGTAATTGCTTCAGCTTCACTATTTCTGCCTGCTGTTGGGCATACAAGCCAATAGGTAGAACAAGACCGAGTATCAATAGTAGCTTTCTCATGAGGTATTTAACTGCTTAATGGCAAAAGTTGTTCCTGTTTTTAGCCTCAAAAACCCCGCGTAGGGTTTCTGGTTGATGGAGCGCAAAATAGCTAAAATTCAAGCACTTAGCAGACTATAAAAGAAGCCGAGAAAAGAATTCCACAAAATGGAGCAGTTATCCACATTACCGCAATATTTCGTGTTAAGTGTCTAATTATTAGTTACTTACGTTGTATAAAATCAATCTATTCTTTGTGGACAACTTTTTTCCATAAGAAAAACCGCCCATGAATTCGGCTGAATTCTAAATCGCAGATATTCAGATTTGTAGCGTAGTATTCAAGGGTGTTTTCGCTATTTTTTGCCCATGAAAAATTCAACAAACAGGGTTTGCCAACTTTTCAACATTGAGGTTCCGGTTATACAAGCGGGTATGATCTGGTGCAGTGGCTGGCGGCTGGCTTCAGCAGTCAGCAATGCCGGAGGATTGGGGCTTATCGGCTCAGGATCTATGTACCCGGAGGTTCTTCAGGAGCATATTCGTAAATGCAAGGCCGCGACCAATAAACCATTTGGAGTAAATGTGCCCTTGCTCTATCCACAGATCGATAAGCTGATGAACATAATTGTGGAGGAAGGAGTGAAGATTGTGTTTACTTCAGCTGGTAACCCCGCAACATGGACCGGCTATCTGAAAGAAAAGGGGATAACTGTAGTGCATGTGGTTTCCAGCGTAAAGTTTGCCAAAAAAGCAGAGCAGGCCGGTGTTGATGCGGTAGTTGCCGAAGGCTTTGAAGCAGGTGGACACAACGGAAGGGAAGAAACCACAACATTTGTGTTGATTCCACTTGTGCGCGAAGCCGTTTCTATTCCGTTGATTGCAGCCGGGGGTATTGCAACCGGCCGCGGCATGCTGGCAGCCGAAGTACTTGGCGCGGATGGCGTTCAAATCGGTAGCCGGTTTGCTGCCAGTGCCGAATCTTCTGCTCATGAAAAATTCAAGCAGGTGATAGTGGATGCCGGTGAAGGCGATACGTTACTCACCATGAAGCAACTTACTCCGGTACGTCTGGTGCGCAATAAATTTTTTCAACAGGTAGTGGAGGCAGAGCAACGTGGGGCAAGTGTGGAAGAAATGAAACAATTACTGGGCAGGGCTCGTGCAAAGAAAGGCATGTTTGAAGGCGACCTGGATGAGGGCGAATTGGAGATCGGTCAGGTGGCAGCTGCCATTCGTGAAGTAAAACCCGCAGCTGAAATTCTTACTGAAATCTGGAATGAGTATCAGACATTGAAAAGAGAACTTTGTCAGCGTTAGTAAGATGAATTTTCTTAAAATTAAAGAGACTTGCTTGTATGTAACCGATCTGGCGCAAGCCAAAACATTTTATGCCGATGTGCTGGAACTACCAATGATCAGTTACCTGGAAGGAAAACATCTGTTTTTTAAAGCGGGATCATCCGTGCTGCTCCTGTTTAATCCGGAAGATTCAAGGTATAAGGTGAGTCCGCCTGCGCATTATGGCGGGGGCAAACAGCATTTTGCATTTGAGGTGGAAGACAAAGACTATGAAAAGGCCAAGGCTTGGATAAAAAGCAAAGGAATAGAAATTACAGAAGAAGTTACCTGGCAGAGCGGGAAGAAGTCGTTTTACTTTGAAGACCCTGCGGGCAATGTATTGGAGATTGTTCCACAAACCGGAATCTGGCCCGATTGACTTAGGCTTTCTGTAAGACCAAATCAGAACTGGCGGTCTCTTTCTGTTTAACGGCCGGTGCTTGTGCTACTGAAGTTTTATACACATCCTGAAACCACTGTGCGTAGGCAGGGTATTGAATGCAGTTTCGTTTGATTTCTCCTTCAATAAGAATATTAATACGTTCGGGATATTGTGGGGAGGATTGCAGCAGTATTTGCTGTTCCTCGGGCAGATCAGTCACACAAACAAATTCAATTCCTCGGTATAAGCTCGGCTTCACAATCATCATTTCCTGAATATCGGGTGCGTAAAAATAGTAACCTTTGCGCACTTAGATCAATTTTTCTCGCTAAGGTTTAACACGTTCTATCGTTAACTTCAGGTTAATTTTTATTTTTTTGTGCTACGATCAGCATGCCCGGATTTTTTGATACACCCATTGAGTTTCTGAAAGGCGTTGGCCCCCAACGATCGGCATTGCTGAACAAGCAACTGAACATTTTCACGTTTGGTGATCTCATTCAGCATTATCCTTTTCGGTATGAAGATCGTACCCGCTTTTATTCCATAAAGGAATTAACCGAAGAAATGCCTTTTGTGCAGGTAAAGGGTAAGGTTACCAAAAAGGAAATTATTGGCGTTGGAGCCCGAAAGAGGCTGGTGGCGTACCTGGTCGATGATACCGGAGAAATGGAGCTGGTGTGGTTTCAAGGCATTAAATGGATGCTGGAGAAAGTTCAGCCCGGTATTGAGTATGTAGCATTCGGTAAGCCCTCAAAATATGGAAAGCGATTTAGCATTGCCCACCCCGAAGTGGAAGTGCTGACAACGAAAAATGAAATGGGTGGATTTTTGCAACCCGTTTATCCGGTAACGGAAACTTTGCGCAAGCGCTACCTCGACAGCAAGGCACTTGTTAAGTTACAACAGGAGTTGTTGGTACTTGCCAAAAACAACATACACGAAACGCTTCCGGAGTCCATCATCAAACGGTTTAAACTGATGGATAAGCGAGCGGCAATGCGGCACATTCATTTCCCCGAAAATCACCAACGCCTTGCGCAAGCACAACAACGATTAAAATTCGAAGAGCTTTTTTATATTCAGTTGCGCTTGCTCAAGTTAAAATTGGTGCGCAAAGAAAAATATCGTGGACAGGCGTTTACCGATGCAGCAGTGCTTACACAATTTTATAACGAGCACTTACCATTTCAACTTACCAACGCGCAAAAGCGTGTGATCAAAGAAATTTATGCCGACATGCGCTCGGGAAAACAAATGAACAGGTTACTGCAAGGCGATGTGGGGAGCGGCAAAACCATAGTGTCATTTGTGTGCATGCTGATTGCGCTGGGCGGAAATGCCCAATGTGCATTGATGGCGCCAACGGAAATTCTGGCACAACAACATTTTAAAACGCTGAGCAAATTTGCCGAGCAGATGCATATCACCATTGCATTGCTTACTGGCTCAACAAAAAAAGCAGCACGGAAGGAAATTCATCAAGGCTTGCGCGAAGGATCGTTACGGATTCTCATCGGCACACATGCACTACTGGAAGAAGAAGTTCAGTTTAAAAACCTGGGCCTTGCCATTATTGATGAACAACATCGGTTTGGTGTAGCACAACGATCCAAACTTTGGAGCAAAAATAAAGATGTGTACCCGCACGTGCTGGTGATGACGGCCACACCTATTCCACGCACGTTAGCGATGACACTGTATGGCGACCTGGATGTTTCGGTGATTGATGAATTACCTTCAGGCAGAAAGCCGATCAAAACTATTCATAAGTATGATTCGCACCGCCTCGAAGTAAATGGATTTTTGAAACAACAAATTAAAGCAGGCAGGCAAGTGTACATTGTGTACCCGCTCATTGAAGAATCAGAAAAACTTGATCTCAAACATTTAATGGACGGTTACGAAAGTATTTGTCGCGCCTTCCCGGATGAGGCTATCAGCATTGTGCATGGAAAAATGAAGCCGGATGCGAAGGAATATGAGATGGCGCGCTTCGCAAAAGGCGAAACCAGCATTATGGTGGCCACTACCGTAATTGAAGTAGGTGTTGATGTGCCCAATGCATCGGTAATGGTGATTGAAAATGCTGAGCGATTCGGACTTTCACAACTGCACCAGTTGCGTGGACGCGTGGGGCGCGGAGCAGAGCAATCGTATTGTATTTTAATGACGAGCTTCAAACTCTCAACCGATTCCAAAAAGCGAATCGAAACCATGGTGCGCACCAACAATGGTTTTGAAATTGCT contains these protein-coding regions:
- a CDS encoding DUF4153 domain-containing protein, with translation MKLPSLQKLFEGFIQVIKRFPLEMLVTLTGTISAMMLLEQDYNEDETQLLRIILCSNLGLVLLLSTTVFEEAHNLSKKSRAIVKLIGLLLLVGIYFLLNPIDEEVNGFRFGFLAVAFHLLVSFAPFIRRGSVEGFWEYNKLLFIRILTSGLYSGVLFAGLAIAIASTDALFNLDVDEKTYGHLFIFVAGIFNTAFFLAGVPDNWKELEETQLYPKGLKIFTQFVLIPLATIYLTILLAYEIKLIAEWSLPKGIVSSLVLGYAVYGILSILLVYPIRYDEGNRWISTFSKWFYLLLIPLIVVLALAVWQRVDQYGITESRYILIVLSLWLAGITIYFLTDRQQNIRVIPMSLCIVALLAVIGPQSASSLSARSQVNRLIDYFESRGAWVNNKLVPITTSEPTGEGAAMVRFLVDRYGKEPFREILSVNIDSLLVGADSLSRYSKKYERTEIIREYLGLNYDDEDYTQYEYFSAETIQEPFEIHGYNYLLTFKTYNSDRDVATVVNNTTITIKRDSFSIEFDLKPMLDTLVREKSENRNNFLVRPERLSVTSADGNSRLTLHNIYFRRENNQFIIQNCEGYLLMKTQ
- a CDS encoding thioredoxin family protein; translated protein: MMKSLLAAVACVLFVAASPLKNGYEVGDTVADFKLKNVNGKMVSLSDYASAKGVIVIFDCNTCPYSKAYNERILELNKNYASKGFPVVAIQPNDPAISPGDSFEKMAEQAERKKYDFPYLFDETQSVAKAFGATNTPHVFLLKNNGGKFSVAYIGAIDDAPRDAAGVSKKYVEEAIDAILGSKEVPSTKTKAIGCTIKWKNA
- a CDS encoding TlpA disulfide reductase family protein — its product is MRKLLLILGLVLPIGLYAQQQAEIVKLKQLQDHINRETDNIKIINFWATWCAPCIKEMPLFEKIGAERKDVEVTLVSLDLDLNPKPETVYRFVDRKKLQSKVIILDEKDPNVWINQIEKGWSGAIPATIIINGKTGQRKFVEKELHEGDLEKLIAEIL
- a CDS encoding nitronate monooxygenase — its product is MKNSTNRVCQLFNIEVPVIQAGMIWCSGWRLASAVSNAGGLGLIGSGSMYPEVLQEHIRKCKAATNKPFGVNVPLLYPQIDKLMNIIVEEGVKIVFTSAGNPATWTGYLKEKGITVVHVVSSVKFAKKAEQAGVDAVVAEGFEAGGHNGREETTTFVLIPLVREAVSIPLIAAGGIATGRGMLAAEVLGADGVQIGSRFAASAESSAHEKFKQVIVDAGEGDTLLTMKQLTPVRLVRNKFFQQVVEAEQRGASVEEMKQLLGRARAKKGMFEGDLDEGELEIGQVAAAIREVKPAAEILTEIWNEYQTLKRELCQR
- a CDS encoding VOC family protein; protein product: MNFLKIKETCLYVTDLAQAKTFYADVLELPMISYLEGKHLFFKAGSSVLLLFNPEDSRYKVSPPAHYGGGKQHFAFEVEDKDYEKAKAWIKSKGIEITEEVTWQSGKKSFYFEDPAGNVLEIVPQTGIWPD
- the recG gene encoding ATP-dependent DNA helicase RecG — translated: MPGFFDTPIEFLKGVGPQRSALLNKQLNIFTFGDLIQHYPFRYEDRTRFYSIKELTEEMPFVQVKGKVTKKEIIGVGARKRLVAYLVDDTGEMELVWFQGIKWMLEKVQPGIEYVAFGKPSKYGKRFSIAHPEVEVLTTKNEMGGFLQPVYPVTETLRKRYLDSKALVKLQQELLVLAKNNIHETLPESIIKRFKLMDKRAAMRHIHFPENHQRLAQAQQRLKFEELFYIQLRLLKLKLVRKEKYRGQAFTDAAVLTQFYNEHLPFQLTNAQKRVIKEIYADMRSGKQMNRLLQGDVGSGKTIVSFVCMLIALGGNAQCALMAPTEILAQQHFKTLSKFAEQMHITIALLTGSTKKAARKEIHQGLREGSLRILIGTHALLEEEVQFKNLGLAIIDEQHRFGVAQRSKLWSKNKDVYPHVLVMTATPIPRTLAMTLYGDLDVSVIDELPSGRKPIKTIHKYDSHRLEVNGFLKQQIKAGRQVYIVYPLIEESEKLDLKHLMDGYESICRAFPDEAISIVHGKMKPDAKEYEMARFAKGETSIMVATTVIEVGVDVPNASVMVIENAERFGLSQLHQLRGRVGRGAEQSYCILMTSFKLSTDSKKRIETMVRTNNGFEIAETDLQLRGPGDLMGTQQSGVLDLLIADLGKDTKLLQAARETAIEILEKDPDLKHSDNQVIREQVARMRKSVVNWSRIS